A genomic region of Anaerolineales bacterium contains the following coding sequences:
- a CDS encoding prohibitin family protein: protein MNVAQVVRLMASLAWMAAIAVIAISILRAGRGQPLRRSGAVVLGIVSIAIVLTIVAAGLVFIQPEERGVVISAFAEKGYRELALQPGLKWVIPFAETVVVYPISRQTYTMSIAPLEGQVVGDDSVDTRTSDGQQVKIDASVIYSIKPSDVVDVHINWQDRYSEDLVRPLVRGEVRNGTAAYTAEQIVTEKRADMVTGITDTLREKLAQNGLVLDEFILRNITFSPEFAASIEQKQIAEQQAKQAAFVVEQRKQEAEQARQTAAGRADALVIDAEGKAKSNLIEAEAQSKALELIGAALRSNPALLNYEYIQRLAPGIQVMLVPSDNPYLLPLPTLAPAATIPPATGQ, encoded by the coding sequence ATGAATGTCGCACAGGTAGTTCGGCTGATGGCATCGCTGGCATGGATGGCGGCGATCGCGGTCATCGCCATCTCGATTCTCCGCGCCGGCCGCGGCCAGCCCCTGCGCCGATCCGGCGCTGTCGTACTGGGGATTGTGAGTATCGCCATCGTGCTGACGATCGTTGCCGCCGGCCTGGTGTTCATCCAGCCGGAGGAACGCGGCGTGGTGATCTCGGCCTTTGCCGAGAAGGGATATCGTGAACTGGCGCTCCAGCCCGGCTTGAAATGGGTCATCCCGTTCGCGGAAACCGTGGTGGTCTACCCGATCTCCCGGCAGACCTACACGATGTCGATCGCACCACTGGAGGGCCAGGTTGTAGGAGACGACTCCGTCGATACGCGGACCTCTGACGGCCAGCAGGTCAAGATCGACGCCTCGGTGATCTACTCGATCAAGCCGAGCGATGTCGTCGACGTGCATATCAACTGGCAGGACCGCTACTCCGAGGACCTCGTTCGACCGCTGGTGCGGGGTGAGGTTCGCAACGGTACGGCAGCCTACACGGCCGAGCAAATTGTCACCGAGAAGCGTGCCGACATGGTCACCGGCATCACCGACACGCTGCGGGAGAAGCTTGCCCAGAATGGACTGGTCTTGGACGAGTTCATCTTGCGCAACATCACTTTCTCGCCGGAGTTCGCGGCTTCGATTGAGCAGAAACAGATCGCCGAACAGCAGGCCAAGCAGGCGGCCTTCGTCGTCGAGCAGCGCAAGCAGGAAGCCGAGCAGGCCCGGCAGACGGCGGCGGGGCGGGCGGACGCTCTGGTGATCGACGCCGAAGGCAAGGCCAAGTCCAACCTGATCGAGGCCGAAGCCCAGTCCAAGGCACTGGAGCTGATCGGGGCTGCGCTGCGCAGCAACCCGGCTTTGCTCAACTATGAGTACATCCAGCGGTTGGCGCCGGGGATCCAGGTGATGCTGGTGCCGAGCGACAATCCGTACCTGCTGCCGCTGCCGACGCTCGCGCCCGCCGCGACGATCCCCCCGGCGACGGGACAATAG